Proteins encoded by one window of Campylobacter concisus:
- a CDS encoding DUF2809 domain-containing protein has translation MRHGLRVRLFFLVVAIVILAIEIYIAAFVKGGFVRHYLGDVLVTVMLYAFGRAVFKTTPKILAFEIFAFSLFIEILQYFKMFEILDIHNLIIRIVFGGTFDVSDIVCYALGCLLAYLTDTICFLQKYKNSKM, from the coding sequence ATGAGACATGGCTTGCGAGTTAGATTGTTCTTTTTAGTCGTGGCAATCGTGATTTTGGCAATCGAAATTTATATCGCAGCTTTTGTTAAAGGTGGCTTCGTGCGTCATTATTTGGGTGATGTGCTAGTTACGGTGATGCTTTACGCATTTGGACGAGCCGTGTTTAAAACTACACCAAAAATTTTAGCGTTTGAAATATTTGCTTTCTCGCTATTTATAGAAATTTTACAATACTTTAAAATGTTTGAAATTTTAGATATTCATAATTTAATAATACGTATAGTCTTTGGCGGAACATTTGACGTTAGCGACATCGTATGTTACGCTTTGGGCTGCTTGCTGGCTTATTTGACTGATACCATTTGCTTTTTACAAAAGTATAAAAATTCAAAGATGTAG
- the dapE gene encoding succinyl-diaminopimelate desuccinylase, with translation MVISFLKELLSFRSITPNDAGSLELIAKFLPDFEAKFIEKNGTKNLILSKTYGDGEHLAFAGHVDVVPPGEGWDSEPFTPLEKDGYIYARGTQDMKGGVAAFVCAAKDAKFDGKLSLILTSDEEGDGTYGTPLALEYLREINDLPKFCVVAEPTCNKEFGDSIKVGRRGSINGKIVIKGVQGHVAYPEKCVNPVNLIAPLLSKIADHDMDAGSEFFSPSKIVVTDIRGGMQVCNVTPSELSIMFNVRNSNLTDINDVESYLREVLKGLDYELSIKQSSKRFLTNKDSKIVKNLMASVTKITGVTPLLNTKGGTSDARHFAEFGVDAIEFGVINDRIHAKNERVSAHEVNKLYEIFKDLIEKF, from the coding sequence GTGGTAATTAGCTTTTTAAAAGAGCTTTTAAGCTTTCGCTCTATCACACCTAATGATGCTGGAAGCTTAGAACTTATCGCTAAATTTTTGCCTGATTTTGAGGCGAAATTTATAGAAAAAAATGGTACCAAAAATCTCATACTTTCTAAAACTTATGGAGACGGCGAGCATCTAGCTTTTGCTGGGCATGTTGATGTCGTGCCTCCAGGTGAGGGCTGGGATAGCGAGCCATTTACCCCGCTAGAAAAAGATGGCTACATCTACGCAAGAGGCACACAGGATATGAAAGGTGGTGTGGCTGCTTTTGTTTGCGCTGCTAAAGACGCAAAATTTGATGGCAAACTAAGCCTCATCTTAACAAGCGACGAAGAGGGCGATGGCACATATGGCACGCCTTTAGCACTTGAATATTTACGCGAAATAAATGATTTGCCAAAATTTTGCGTAGTTGCTGAGCCAACTTGCAATAAAGAATTTGGTGATAGCATAAAAGTTGGCAGACGTGGCTCAATAAATGGCAAGATCGTGATAAAGGGTGTTCAAGGGCACGTGGCATATCCTGAAAAGTGTGTAAACCCGGTAAATTTGATAGCTCCACTTTTAAGTAAAATAGCTGATCACGATATGGACGCTGGAAGCGAGTTTTTTAGCCCAAGCAAGATTGTGGTAACTGATATTAGAGGTGGCATGCAAGTTTGCAACGTCACTCCAAGTGAGCTTAGCATAATGTTTAATGTGAGAAACTCAAATTTAACCGACATAAATGATGTTGAGAGCTATCTTAGAGAGGTCTTAAAAGGGCTTGATTACGAGCTTAGCATAAAGCAAAGCTCAAAGAGATTTTTAACGAATAAAGATAGCAAAATAGTAAAAAATTTAATGGCTTCTGTCACAAAGATCACCGGCGTTACGCCACTTTTAAACACAAAAGGCGGCACGAGCGATGCGAGGCACTTTGCTGAATTTGGCGTAGATGCGATAGAATTTGGCGTCATAAACGACCGCATACACGCTAAAAACGAACGAGTTAGCGCCCACGAAGTAAATAAACTTTATGAAATTTTTAAAGATTTGATAGAAAAATTTTAA